A genome region from Tolypothrix sp. PCC 7712 includes the following:
- a CDS encoding translation initiation factor IF-2 N-terminal domain-containing protein has protein sequence MQKSKVRIYELSKEINVDSKKLLVICQQLNIVATSPSSTISEFEAERVRKAAKPAVTKVATTRKTSSLKMKMASEDWGYMFVNSTIDSLIRHLAGADAVAEYPDFSERREYAHELMWECVGQNPCLFYLRRKGAGRAAKEEIWELIIATDSEHSKLPLRLQKLGKTLGFKAAVHPNGYEGLRILSAYLLPISRGNNDAYAVPFRLRLLPNHEHHIGIPSTVFTQLKNTPICGDFVPTEAQLKAWKAFLQIEEKIAQARQFCVPYRQHNYNFKRRISFQIDVNSATLDGSPENLLDVENFWERVRKAKNEDIKLFETAPNGRNWQQSRLLGSIEEIDIKNRIIGVRLERDFADYMTSGRYQLPDTGFLCFEAVGDIKQIQRKKKALDDLNNGRTQNPYLGNFLFDAAQARPIHQTVQLPIEDLLLSSANPGQKAAVETVLSSEDLVLIQGPPGTGKTTVIAEICYQVALRGGRTLIASQANLAVDNALSRLVHNPVIRAIRKGRAEKVGEEGQPFLEDQVIGTWLDNTASDCENRLSNRRQNLENYRQLLAFYPRFTAYIQAEEEFQVNQEELTHKQAKLQVNLQQQEALFQDALAKKAEIETLISGLENLLDSPSIVNWEAPEITNFLPHLRPYTEGNTLVKDFLVNVAKAVTLTDKLEVLRPQCGAFGLAVWLRETVAKGIPDFKTALIYAQSATVAMLEVAAAVQVFKQHSSNLQQLQKDNQQFFSKQHSLQQTIQNWETRKQELESVIAAVKEWKATANTGLSEILNNARQTNQPLTLELIQLPPGLVMLANSLKISLMPSNYAVNLPDWDLLAKAIAYEIEGEYTDRKGRQHSFSYFLQQNFSKIPLFLKTSDCTQWQEIAQQVNNYQYLTQNQRKTIVDAAQILLNRIQQTYGALWEAKNIEATLNQITQELIESILSNARQCVFKVKTEIEQHLQHLQQQLNELHNHETASQQIFNIQNQIETARQDANVKLARAINTLQELNQQPNIPQQLRTLVDQYLTTQAKIWEHPQEFSKHVHAWINQLSQLENLITSLEPFAVLENIKFSLIEQLSILQEETTIVQQQLETLKLKLDKISEQTQPELSETLLLERNWWQIEWQGISDKFKIPSSTPDLYNLEFLRSIKSQFEALQEQLTQDEVYLDRYGNFIQDWIEKVRNPSERDRHDLRQVYLDNANVVGITCVQAANRDFSEEFQCFDVVIVDEVSKCTPPELLIPALKGKKLVMVGDHKQLPPMLDTSTLEEVVQEIGSSREELQFLEESLFKSQFEDADQSIKQMLTTQYRMHPNIMGAINQFYEGKLECGISQPDIKRAHDLAGEIVQPQHHLLWVKMPKEDAFQEQREGTSLFNLQEIDVIEALCQQFENSWAAKVACGEPKKEIAVITFYGAQLRKIDERLQSELFPSLQIRTGTVDRFQGMERPVVIVSMVRNNNKGDVGFAKKSERVNVAFSRAQELLVIVGCHDLFTKQPGKVGNMYSEVANVVSHHGGFVDVSRILK, from the coding sequence ATGCAAAAATCAAAAGTTAGAATCTACGAACTTTCAAAGGAAATAAATGTAGATAGCAAAAAGCTATTAGTCATATGCCAGCAACTTAACATTGTCGCCACAAGTCCTAGCAGCACCATTTCTGAATTTGAAGCAGAACGTGTTCGCAAAGCTGCTAAACCAGCAGTTACTAAAGTTGCTACCACTCGCAAAACTAGTTCCTTGAAAATGAAAATGGCCTCAGAAGATTGGGGCTATATGTTCGTAAATTCAACAATTGATAGTTTAATCCGTCATTTAGCAGGCGCGGATGCAGTTGCCGAATATCCTGATTTTAGCGAACGCCGAGAATATGCCCATGAATTAATGTGGGAATGTGTCGGGCAAAATCCTTGTCTATTTTATCTACGTCGTAAAGGTGCAGGAAGAGCAGCCAAAGAAGAAATTTGGGAATTAATAATTGCCACTGATTCTGAGCATAGTAAATTACCTTTAAGACTGCAAAAGTTAGGTAAAACTCTTGGATTTAAAGCCGCAGTACATCCCAATGGCTACGAAGGTTTAAGAATTTTATCTGCTTATTTACTGCCAATTTCACGAGGCAATAATGATGCTTATGCTGTACCCTTCCGCTTGCGGCTTCTGCCTAACCATGAGCATCATATCGGTATCCCCTCAACTGTATTTACACAATTAAAAAATACGCCAATTTGTGGCGATTTTGTACCTACAGAAGCACAACTGAAAGCATGGAAAGCCTTTTTGCAGATTGAAGAGAAGATTGCTCAAGCGCGTCAGTTTTGTGTACCTTACCGTCAGCATAACTATAACTTTAAAAGACGCATCAGTTTTCAAATTGATGTTAACTCAGCTACCCTCGATGGTTCGCCTGAAAATCTGTTGGATGTTGAAAACTTCTGGGAACGGGTAAGGAAAGCAAAAAACGAAGACATCAAATTATTTGAAACTGCACCCAATGGCAGAAATTGGCAGCAAAGTCGCTTATTAGGTTCCATTGAAGAAATTGATATCAAAAATCGCATCATTGGTGTTAGGCTGGAACGCGATTTTGCTGATTACATGACAAGCGGACGCTATCAACTTCCTGATACTGGGTTTTTATGTTTTGAAGCAGTTGGCGATATTAAACAAATTCAGCGCAAGAAAAAAGCTTTAGATGATTTAAATAATGGACGCACACAAAATCCCTATTTAGGGAATTTCTTATTCGATGCTGCCCAAGCTCGACCTATTCATCAAACTGTACAATTACCAATAGAAGATTTATTATTATCATCTGCTAATCCTGGTCAAAAAGCAGCAGTAGAAACAGTACTTTCTTCCGAAGATTTAGTTTTAATTCAGGGGCCACCTGGTACAGGTAAAACAACCGTAATAGCTGAGATTTGCTATCAAGTCGCTTTGCGAGGTGGGCGGACTTTGATTGCTTCCCAAGCGAATTTAGCAGTAGATAACGCCCTGAGTAGATTAGTTCATAACCCTGTAATTCGGGCGATACGTAAGGGACGTGCTGAGAAAGTTGGTGAAGAAGGACAACCGTTTTTAGAAGACCAAGTTATTGGCACATGGTTAGATAATACTGCTAGTGACTGCGAAAATCGTCTCAGTAATCGCCGCCAAAATTTAGAAAATTATCGTCAATTATTGGCATTTTATCCAAGATTTACAGCTTATATCCAAGCAGAAGAAGAATTCCAAGTAAATCAGGAAGAATTAACGCATAAACAAGCTAAATTACAAGTTAATCTGCAACAACAAGAAGCACTGTTTCAGGATGCATTAGCTAAGAAAGCTGAAATTGAAACCTTAATTTCTGGTTTAGAAAATCTTTTAGATTCTCCATCAATAGTTAATTGGGAAGCACCAGAAATTACCAACTTTTTGCCGCATTTGCGCCCATATACTGAAGGTAATACTTTAGTTAAAGACTTTTTGGTAAATGTCGCTAAAGCTGTTACCTTGACTGATAAACTTGAAGTCCTTCGCCCTCAATGTGGTGCTTTTGGATTGGCTGTGTGGTTACGTGAAACTGTCGCCAAGGGAATCCCTGATTTTAAAACTGCATTAATTTATGCTCAAAGTGCAACTGTAGCGATGTTAGAAGTTGCAGCCGCAGTTCAGGTTTTTAAACAGCATTCCAGCAATTTACAACAATTACAAAAAGATAATCAGCAATTTTTTAGCAAACAGCACAGTTTACAGCAAACTATTCAAAATTGGGAAACTCGCAAGCAGGAACTTGAGTCTGTTATCGCTGCTGTTAAGGAATGGAAGGCTACAGCTAATACAGGTTTATCGGAAATTTTAAATAATGCTCGGCAGACTAATCAACCTTTAACCTTAGAGCTAATACAATTACCGCCAGGATTGGTGATGTTGGCTAATTCTTTAAAAATATCATTAATGCCAAGCAATTATGCAGTTAATCTACCAGACTGGGATTTATTAGCAAAGGCGATCGCTTACGAAATCGAGGGAGAATATACTGATAGAAAAGGTAGACAGCATAGTTTTAGCTATTTTCTCCAGCAGAATTTTAGCAAAATTCCTTTATTTTTGAAAACGAGCGATTGCACTCAATGGCAAGAAATTGCTCAACAGGTTAATAACTATCAATATTTAACGCAAAATCAGCGAAAAACTATAGTTGATGCAGCCCAAATTTTGTTGAACAGGATTCAGCAAACCTATGGCGCATTATGGGAAGCCAAAAATATTGAAGCGACTCTCAACCAAATTACCCAAGAACTCATAGAAAGCATCCTTAGCAACGCGCGCCAATGCGTTTTTAAAGTTAAAACTGAAATAGAACAGCATTTACAACATCTACAACAACAGTTAAATGAACTGCACAATCATGAAACTGCATCTCAGCAAATATTTAATATTCAAAATCAGATAGAAACAGCCAGACAAGATGCTAATGTGAAACTGGCAAGAGCAATTAATACTTTGCAAGAACTCAACCAACAGCCAAACATTCCTCAACAATTACGTACACTAGTTGACCAATATCTCACAACCCAAGCTAAAATTTGGGAGCATCCACAGGAATTTTCTAAACATGTCCATGCTTGGATTAATCAGCTAAGTCAGTTAGAAAATTTAATTACATCTCTAGAGCCATTTGCGGTATTAGAAAATATCAAATTCTCTTTGATTGAGCAGTTATCAATCTTACAAGAAGAAACAACAATTGTTCAACAACAGCTTGAGACTTTAAAATTAAAGTTAGACAAAATATCTGAACAGACGCAACCAGAATTATCAGAGACTTTATTATTAGAGCGCAACTGGTGGCAGATAGAATGGCAAGGGATATCTGATAAATTTAAAATTCCCAGTTCTACCCCTGATTTATATAATTTAGAATTTTTACGCAGCATCAAATCTCAATTTGAGGCTTTACAAGAGCAACTCACTCAAGATGAAGTTTACCTCGATCGCTATGGTAATTTTATTCAAGATTGGATTGAAAAAGTACGCAACCCCTCAGAACGCGATCGCCACGATTTAAGACAGGTATATTTAGATAATGCTAACGTCGTCGGTATCACCTGCGTGCAAGCTGCAAATCGTGATTTTTCGGAAGAATTTCAATGCTTTGATGTGGTGATAGTTGATGAAGTTAGTAAGTGTACGCCACCAGAATTGCTGATTCCTGCTTTGAAAGGTAAAAAATTAGTCATGGTAGGCGATCATAAACAATTACCACCAATGCTAGATACTAGTACTTTAGAAGAAGTTGTGCAAGAAATTGGCAGTAGCAGAGAAGAATTGCAATTTTTAGAAGAATCTCTCTTCAAGAGCCAATTTGAAGATGCGGATCAAAGCATCAAACAAATGTTAACTACCCAATATCGAATGCACCCCAATATTATGGGCGCAATCAATCAATTTTATGAGGGTAAATTGGAATGTGGAATTTCACAGCCAGATATTAAACGCGCCCATGATTTAGCTGGAGAAATAGTTCAACCTCAACACCATTTACTTTGGGTTAAAATGCCCAAAGAAGATGCATTTCAAGAACAGCGTGAAGGTACTTCTTTATTTAACCTTCAGGAAATCGATGTGATTGAAGCTTTGTGTCAGCAATTTGAAAATTCTTGGGCTGCAAAAGTCGCCTGTGGTGAACCGAAAAAAGAAATAGCTGTAATTACATTTTATGGTGCTCAACTCAGAAAAATTGATGAACGCCTCCAATCAGAACTTTTCCCCTCACTGCAAATTCGTACTGGTACAGTTGATAGATTTCAGGGTATGGAACGCCCTGTAGTGATTGTGAGCATGGTTCGCAACAATAATAAAGGAGATGTGGGATTTGCGAAAAAATCAGAACGGGTAAATGTCGCTTTTTCTCGCGCCCAAGAATTGCTAGTAATTGTAGGCTGTCACGATTTATTTACCAAGCAACCTGGTAAAGTCGGAAATATGTACTCAGAAGTTGCTAATGTTGTTAGTCATCATGGAGGTTTTGTTGATGTTTCTCGCATCCTCAAATAA
- a CDS encoding histone deacetylase translates to MHLPIIYHPDYVAPLPEGHRFPMGKFRQLYELLISDGVAQIEQFHTPVLPSTELIELVHAGNYVRAYCEGTLDSKAQRRIGLPWSPALANRTCVAVGGTILTAQLALSQGLACNTAGGTHHAFPSYGSGFCIFNDLAIASRVLQKLGLAQQILIVDLDVHQGDGTAFIFQDDDSVFTFSMHCEVNFPGTKQSSDLDVPLPEGMEDDAYLQTLAKYLPDLLSAVKPDIVFYDAGVDPHIGDRLGKLALTDTGIFRREMQVLSTCVSAGYPVACVIGGGYADDLSSLVWRHSLVHRAASEVYRQYKL, encoded by the coding sequence ATGCATTTACCAATTATTTATCATCCTGATTACGTTGCGCCGCTACCAGAGGGACATCGGTTTCCAATGGGGAAGTTTCGACAGTTATACGAATTGTTAATAAGTGATGGGGTGGCGCAAATTGAGCAATTTCATACGCCTGTGCTTCCGTCAACAGAATTGATTGAGTTGGTTCACGCTGGTAACTATGTTCGAGCTTATTGTGAAGGAACATTAGACTCCAAAGCACAGAGGCGTATAGGTTTGCCGTGGAGTCCGGCATTGGCAAATCGTACCTGTGTAGCGGTCGGTGGTACAATACTGACTGCCCAATTAGCGCTGAGTCAGGGTTTAGCTTGCAATACGGCTGGCGGGACTCATCATGCTTTTCCCAGTTATGGATCTGGTTTTTGTATTTTCAATGATTTAGCGATCGCATCTCGCGTTTTACAAAAACTCGGACTAGCTCAACAAATCTTAATAGTGGATTTAGATGTACATCAAGGCGATGGTACGGCTTTTATCTTCCAAGATGATGACAGCGTTTTCACATTTTCTATGCATTGTGAAGTGAATTTTCCGGGTACTAAGCAAAGCAGCGATTTGGATGTCCCTTTACCAGAAGGGATGGAAGATGATGCCTACTTGCAAACTTTAGCAAAGTATCTACCGGATTTATTATCGGCTGTGAAGCCAGATATCGTTTTCTATGACGCAGGTGTCGATCCACATATAGGCGATCGCCTGGGAAAATTAGCTTTAACCGATACTGGGATATTCCGTCGCGAAATGCAGGTTTTGAGTACTTGTGTCAGTGCTGGTTATCCCGTCGCCTGTGTTATTGGTGGGGGTTACGCCGACGATTTGTCATCGCTGGTTTGGAGACATTCTTTAGTACATCGTGCTGCGAGTGAAGTGTACAGACAATATAAACTATAA
- a CDS encoding mechanosensitive ion channel family protein, with translation MMQWILPVVFVLAGLLAGIIAEKFFFKKLKTFVLKTKLPGSELIFLSLHRMTFIWFVLAGFSAAVLSAPIKPDIATVLHKIVTIVILYSVTIVVARLTAGFINLFITRSEGVSASLISNIAKTAVFVLGTLILLQTVGVEITPIITTLGISGLAVGLALKDTLENLFAGFYLLISKQVRTGDYVKLADSHEGYVIDISWRNTTIRELSNNVIIVPNCKLSSAIFINYHLPVKEITLTLNVGVDYESDLEQVERVTVEVAKEVMAEIAPQLIANEPYIRFHKFGDFSIDFTLYMRVNEFFDQRIGRHLFIKKLHKRYQKEGIKIPFPARELFIPENAAKLGQ, from the coding sequence ATGATGCAATGGATTCTGCCAGTTGTATTTGTTCTTGCTGGCTTACTAGCAGGAATAATTGCGGAGAAATTTTTCTTCAAGAAGTTGAAAACATTTGTTCTTAAAACAAAACTTCCTGGAAGTGAACTTATATTTCTCTCATTGCATCGCATGACATTTATTTGGTTCGTGCTAGCAGGATTTTCTGCAGCAGTTCTTAGCGCTCCCATCAAACCAGATATTGCCACTGTCCTGCACAAAATAGTTACTATAGTTATACTTTACTCAGTCACAATAGTTGTAGCTAGATTGACTGCTGGTTTTATCAATTTATTTATTACTAGATCTGAAGGAGTTTCAGCATCACTCATTTCTAATATCGCTAAGACTGCTGTCTTTGTTCTAGGAACGCTAATTCTGTTGCAGACAGTGGGTGTAGAAATCACACCAATAATTACGACTTTAGGTATTAGCGGTTTAGCAGTAGGTTTAGCTCTCAAAGATACGCTAGAGAATTTATTTGCGGGCTTTTATCTGCTAATTTCTAAGCAAGTCAGAACTGGAGATTATGTCAAACTAGCAGATAGTCATGAAGGATATGTCATAGATATTTCTTGGCGTAATACAACTATTAGGGAACTTTCAAATAACGTCATCATTGTACCCAATTGTAAATTATCTTCAGCAATTTTTATTAACTACCATCTGCCAGTTAAAGAGATTACTCTCACACTTAATGTCGGAGTTGATTACGAGAGCGACTTAGAACAGGTAGAAAGGGTAACAGTGGAAGTTGCTAAAGAAGTGATGGCAGAAATAGCACCACAATTAATCGCCAATGAACCATATATCAGATTCCACAAGTTTGGAGATTTTAGTATAGATTTTACTCTTTATATGCGCGTCAATGAATTTTTTGACCAACGTATTGGCAGACATTTATTTATTAAAAAATTACATAAACGATATCAGAAAGAAGGAATTAAAATTCCTTTCCCAGCTAGAGAATTGTTTATACCCGAAAATGCTGCCAAACTTGGACAATAA
- a CDS encoding PAP/fibrillin family protein, whose product MNTQLTLKEQFLVQLDKIQKHGDSSHVTNLEIDENTATEIEQLTTELESINPNPKPLLNAISLLNGTWLLKYSTAREIRALASLPLGLKVGKVYQVINVANKSFFNIAFVQHPLKIISGFVKVAASFEPIQEDLSNLLDKRIQVNFEKRYLSIEKILGINTPQLNPFKVVPASNPKGRVPSLDITYLDETLRIGRGGDGSLFILTKSQDLPDKFR is encoded by the coding sequence TTGAATACTCAACTAACCCTTAAAGAACAATTTCTAGTGCAGCTTGATAAAATTCAAAAGCATGGTGATAGTTCTCATGTCACCAATTTAGAGATAGACGAAAATACTGCCACAGAAATTGAGCAATTAACAACAGAACTCGAAAGTATTAATCCTAATCCCAAACCTCTGCTTAATGCTATTTCTCTGCTGAATGGAACTTGGTTATTGAAATACTCCACTGCTAGAGAAATTCGGGCTTTAGCTTCTCTACCATTGGGGTTAAAAGTAGGTAAAGTATACCAAGTAATTAATGTTGCAAATAAATCATTCTTCAATATAGCTTTTGTGCAACATCCTCTGAAAATCATATCAGGCTTCGTGAAAGTTGCAGCTAGCTTTGAGCCTATCCAAGAAGATTTATCGAATCTACTGGACAAACGTATCCAAGTCAATTTTGAAAAACGCTACTTATCAATTGAAAAAATTCTTGGCATTAATACCCCTCAACTCAACCCATTTAAAGTTGTTCCAGCTAGTAATCCTAAAGGACGAGTTCCTAGCCTAGATATTACTTATTTAGATGAAACTTTAAGGATAGGGCGTGGTGGAGATGGTAGTTTATTTATTCTGACTAAATCTCAAGATTTACCTGACAAATTTCGATAA
- a CDS encoding Uma2 family endonuclease, which translates to MSTLVKSITLEEFLQLPETKPASEYINGKVSQKVMPQGEHSLLQVELCERINQIAKPQKIALAFPELRCIFGGAAIVPDIAVFRWERIPREPSGRIANRFETHPNWAIEILSPEQSQAKVLRNLLHCSQNGTELGWLIFPEEASILTIFPNQRVEMLTGKDSLPVLSNLDLSLSVEQVFSWLTLE; encoded by the coding sequence ATGAGTACACTAGTCAAATCCATCACATTAGAAGAATTTCTTCAATTGCCAGAAACCAAACCTGCTTCAGAGTATATCAATGGAAAAGTGAGTCAAAAAGTGATGCCTCAAGGAGAACATAGCCTACTACAAGTAGAACTCTGTGAAAGAATTAACCAAATAGCTAAACCTCAAAAAATTGCCCTAGCTTTTCCCGAACTGCGTTGTATTTTTGGCGGTGCGGCTATAGTTCCTGATATTGCGGTATTTCGTTGGGAACGCATTCCTCGTGAACCATCAGGCAGAATTGCTAACCGTTTTGAAACTCATCCTAACTGGGCAATAGAAATACTTTCTCCAGAGCAAAGTCAAGCCAAAGTTCTGCGTAACTTACTCCACTGTTCTCAAAATGGCACAGAACTAGGATGGCTAATTTTTCCAGAAGAAGCGAGTATTTTAACTATATTCCCAAATCAAAGAGTTGAAATGCTAACAGGTAAAGATTCACTACCTGTTCTTAGTAATCTCGATTTATCTTTAAGTGTTGAGCAAGTTTTTAGTTGGTTAACCCTTGAGTAA
- a CDS encoding ABC transporter substrate-binding protein produces MNSQKETKLLILSLLCTTAVLGLGLWVWNQFSGNSLTSLIPGNSSQPVNGGSQSQRISLGEKILVAADTSADKEAGVQAFAKGDFATASTKLKSSLQKHRNDPESLIYLNNSQTKNTNALKIAVSVPIGGNLDVAKEILRGVAQAQDEVNRSGGINGKLLQVAIANDDNEANQAQQIAKQFVQDTSILAVVGHNSSNASIAAAPIYQEGGLVMISPSSTAQNLSGIGNYIFRTVPSNGSFAASLANYTIKTARKNNIAICADSKSIDTQSFKDEFIKGIVAGGGKVNPINCDVAAADFNPSALISQFISSGADSLVLAPHVDRINKALDLAAANNGKLTLFASPTLYTFQTLQVGKSDVNGLVLAIPWHPQAIPSNPFPQNAVKLWGGNVNWRTATAYDATIAIAKGLQQDSTRDGLEKALHSPSLVANGATGKIQFLPSGDRNGTAVLVKIQPSNKSATGYDFMPL; encoded by the coding sequence ATGAATTCTCAGAAAGAAACTAAGCTGCTAATTTTATCTCTGCTTTGTACTACGGCTGTGTTAGGTTTGGGCTTGTGGGTGTGGAATCAATTTTCCGGTAACAGTTTGACTTCCTTAATACCTGGTAATAGTTCGCAACCAGTTAACGGAGGTTCTCAATCACAGCGAATCAGTTTAGGCGAGAAAATTTTAGTGGCTGCTGATACGAGTGCTGATAAAGAAGCTGGAGTACAAGCTTTTGCGAAAGGCGATTTTGCTACTGCTAGCACTAAGTTAAAATCATCACTGCAAAAACATCGCAACGATCCAGAAAGCTTAATTTATTTAAATAATTCACAAACAAAAAATACTAATGCCCTGAAAATTGCCGTGAGTGTACCTATCGGGGGGAATTTAGATGTGGCAAAAGAAATTCTGCGGGGTGTAGCTCAGGCGCAAGATGAAGTCAATCGTAGCGGTGGTATCAATGGTAAACTTTTGCAGGTGGCGATCGCTAACGATGATAATGAGGCTAACCAAGCTCAACAGATTGCCAAGCAATTTGTCCAAGACACCAGCATTCTGGCTGTAGTGGGACATAACTCTAGTAATGCTTCGATTGCGGCTGCACCAATTTACCAAGAGGGGGGATTAGTAATGATTTCTCCTAGCAGCACCGCACAAAATCTTTCTGGTATTGGTAATTATATATTTCGCACTGTTCCTAGTAATGGCTCATTTGCTGCTAGCCTGGCTAATTACACTATTAAAACAGCACGTAAAAACAATATTGCTATTTGTGCAGACTCAAAATCAATTGATACCCAATCTTTCAAGGATGAGTTTATCAAAGGTATAGTTGCTGGTGGTGGTAAAGTTAACCCTATAAATTGCGATGTTGCTGCAGCTGATTTTAATCCCAGCGCCTTAATTTCCCAATTCATTAGCAGTGGTGCAGATAGCTTAGTTTTAGCGCCTCATGTCGATAGAATTAACAAAGCTTTAGATTTAGCAGCTGCAAATAACGGTAAATTAACATTGTTTGCTAGCCCCACGCTGTATACATTCCAAACTCTACAGGTAGGTAAAAGCGATGTAAATGGCTTAGTTTTAGCTATACCTTGGCATCCCCAAGCAATTCCAAGCAATCCTTTTCCACAAAATGCGGTGAAACTTTGGGGCGGAAATGTAAATTGGCGAACCGCTACAGCTTATGATGCAACAATTGCGATCGCTAAAGGTTTACAACAAGATAGCACCCGCGATGGCTTAGAAAAAGCGCTGCATAGTCCCAGCCTAGTTGCTAATGGTGCTACAGGTAAAATCCAATTTTTACCATCAGGCGATCGCAATGGCACAGCAGTTTTAGTAAAAATTCAACCTAGCAATAAATCTGCGACTGGGTATGACTTTATGCCATTGTAG
- the argB gene encoding acetylglutamate kinase — MVNDTEYIRQTEATRVQVLSEALPYIQQFTGRTVVVKYGGAAMKDSTLKDQVIRDIVFLSCVGLRPILVHGGGPEINSWLDKLGIEPQFKNGLRVTDAPTMDVVEMVLVGRVNKEIVELINQAGGLAVGLCGKDGNLITARPQGQEGIGFVGEVSNVNIKILETLASNGYIPVVSSVAADETGQAYNINADTIAGEIAAALGAEKLILLTDTRGILKDYKDPSTLIPKVDIPEARDLIATGVVSGGMIPKVNCCVRSLAQGVKAAHIIDGRIPHALLLEIFTDVGIGTMILGSQFRG, encoded by the coding sequence ATGGTCAACGATACTGAGTATATTAGGCAAACTGAAGCCACTCGTGTACAGGTACTTAGCGAAGCTCTGCCTTATATTCAACAGTTCACTGGACGTACTGTTGTTGTCAAATATGGCGGTGCGGCTATGAAAGATAGCACCCTCAAAGATCAGGTAATCCGCGATATTGTTTTCTTATCCTGCGTCGGCTTGCGCCCGATTTTAGTCCACGGTGGCGGCCCGGAAATTAACAGTTGGTTAGATAAGCTGGGAATTGAACCGCAATTTAAGAATGGTTTGCGAGTCACTGATGCGCCCACAATGGATGTTGTGGAAATGGTGTTGGTGGGTCGAGTTAATAAGGAAATTGTTGAGCTGATTAACCAAGCTGGTGGTTTGGCTGTGGGACTCTGCGGTAAGGATGGTAATCTCATCACAGCCCGCCCCCAAGGTCAAGAGGGTATCGGTTTTGTTGGGGAAGTCAGTAATGTCAATATCAAAATTTTAGAAACTCTAGCTAGTAATGGCTATATTCCAGTTGTGTCTAGTGTCGCCGCCGACGAGACAGGACAAGCTTATAACATCAATGCGGATACCATCGCTGGAGAAATCGCAGCCGCTTTAGGTGCAGAAAAGTTGATTTTACTGACTGACACCAGAGGTATTTTAAAAGATTACAAAGATCCTTCGACTTTGATCCCCAAAGTGGATATACCCGAAGCGAGAGATTTAATCGCCACGGGTGTAGTTAGCGGGGGGATGATTCCCAAAGTCAATTGTTGTGTGCGATCGCTTGCTCAAGGAGTCAAGGCTGCACATATCATTGATGGACGCATTCCCCACGCTTTGCTATTGGAAATCTTTACTGATGTTGGGATTGGAACTATGATTCTCGGTTCCCAATTTAGAGGCTGA